DNA from Bacteroides zoogleoformans:
GCAGGCTTTCCCCACCATGCGTTAGACACCTATCTGCCCAAACTGATACGCGCCGGGAAGCGCGTAGCCATCTGCGACCAGCTGGAAGACCCGAAACTGACAAAGAAACTCGTGAAGCGGGGCATCACGGAGCTGGTGACACCGGGTGTATCCATCAACGACAACATATTGAACCATCGGGAGAACAACTTTCTGGCCGCCGTGCATTTCGGCAAAGGCGCTTGCGGAGTGGCTTTTCTGGATATATCCACCGGTGAGTTTCTCACAGCCGAAGGTCCTTTCGACTACGTGGACAAGCTGCTGAACAACTTCTCGCCCAAAGAAGTGCTTTTCGAACGAGGCCGGAGGGGTATGTTCGAAGGTAACTTCGGAAGCAAGTTCTTTACTTTCGAGCTGGACGACTGGGTGTTTACCGAAACCACCGCCCGCGAAAAACTGCTGAAGCATTTCGAAGTGAAAAACCTGAAAGGGTTCGGCGTGGAGCATCTCAGAAACGGTGTCATCGCTTCGGGGGCTATCCTGCAATACCTCATCATGACGCAACATACGCAGATAGGACATGTCACCTCGCTGGCCCGCATAGAAGAAGACAAATACGTCCGTCTGGACAAGTTCACGGTGCGCAGTCTGGAGTTGATGGGGTCGATGAACGACGGCGGAAGCAGCCTGCTCAGCGTGATAGACAAGACCATCAGTCCGATGGGGGCGCGTCTGCTGAGGCGTTGGCTGGTATTTCCGTTGAAAGATGTGAGCCCTATCGACGAACGCCTCGATGTGGTGGAGTATTTCTTTCGCCAGCCCGATTTCAAGGATTTGATAGAAGAGCAACTGCACCTGATAGGCGACTTGGAACGCATCATTTCCAAAGTGGCGGTGGGGCGTGTTTCTCCTCGCGAAGTGGTGGCTTTGAAGGTGGCTTTACAAGCCATCGAACCCATCAAGGAAGCATGTATGCAGGCCGATAATGCCAGTCTGAACCGCATCGGCGAACAGCTGAACATCTGCCGCTCCATTCGCGACCGCATCGATAGGGAAATCAACAACGACCCGCCACTGCTGGTCAACAAGGGAGGCATCATCAAACAAGGTGTCAATGCCGAACTGGACGAATTGCGCCGGATAGCCTACACGGGCAAGGACTACCTCTTGCAGGTGCAGCAGCGCGAAAGCGAACAGACGGGCATTCCCAGTCTGAAGATTGGCTACAACAACGTTTTCGGCTATTATATCGAGGTGCGCAACGTGCATAAAGACAAAGTGCCGCAGGAGTGGATTCGCAAACAGACGCTGGTCAATGCCGAACGTTACATCACGCAGGAACTGAAAGAGTATGAAGAGAAAATTCTGGGCGCGGAAGACAAGATACTGGCGTTGGAGACGCAGTTGTACAATGAACTTGTGCAGTCTTTGGCCGAGTTTATCCCAGCCATCCAGATAGACGCCAACCAGATAGCCCGGTTGGACTGCTTGCTCTCGTTTGCCACGGCAGCGCGCGAAAACAATTACATCCGTCCCGTCGTTGCCGACGATGACGTGCTGGAAATCCGGCAAGGCCGTCATCCGGTCATCGAGAAGCAGCTCCCGATAGGAGAGAAGTACATAGCCAACGACGTGATGCTCGACAGCAATACGCAGCAAATCATCATCATCACCGGTCCGAACATGGCAGGTAAGTCCGCTTTGCTCCGGCAGACGGCGCTCATTACCCTGCTTGCCCAAATCGGCAGCTTTGTTCCGGCCGAGAGCGCCCACATCGGTCTGGTGGATAAGATATTCACCCGTGTAGGCGCCAGCGACAATATCTCCGTAGGCGAGTCTACTTTTATGGTGGAGATGAACGAGGCCGCCGATATCCTGAACAACCTCTCTCCGCGCAGCCTTGTGCTTTTCGACGAATTGGGACGGGGCACTTCCACATACGACGGCATCTCCATTGCTTGGGCCATCGTGGAGCACATTCACGAACATCCCAGAGCCAAAGCACGCACGCTGTTTGCCACGCACTACCATGAGCTGAACGAGATGGAGAAAAGCTTCAAGCGCATCAAAAACTACAATGTTTCGGTGAAGGAGGTGGATAATAAAGTTATTTTCCTGCGCAAGTTGGAGCGCGGAGGCAGCGAACACTCTTTCGGTATCCATGTGGCGAAGTTGGCGGGCATGCCTAAAAGCATTGTGAGGCGTGCCGACGAAATTCTGCGTCAGCTTGAAATGGAGAATCGCCAGACTGGAACGGTGAGCGGAAAGACCATTACCGAGGGAGCCTCTTCGGCAGGGGGTATGCAGCTCAGCTTCTTCCAGCTCGATGACCCGGTGCTTTGTCAGATACGCGATGAAATACTGAATCTGGACGTGAACAACCTCACTCCGCTGGAGGCGCTGAACAAGTTGAATGACATCAAGAGGATAGTGAAGGGGAAATAAGAAGAAAGCGGTTCACTCCTTTTCTTTCCGATGGCTGACCCGGCTTTCGAGTACGCATTCGAAGCAATTTTCGGGATTCTCATCCTCCTTGACATCTTCATAGCGAATGGCTACAAAGTTTTCGTTCGCATAGAATTTATACAGTCGTTTCAGGTAGGCTATCACTATGGCGGGACGTTTCCGAAGGCATCCATCCTCTGTGGAACATTCTATCCACACGCGGTCATTCTTCTGATATCTGGGTTCATCATTCATGTTGAAAAGGTGGTAAAAAAATATGATTTATAAAATAAAGGGTAATAGGTGTGGATTCCAAAACGTTTGTTTATATACACATCAAGCATGTGCTCCACATCAACAGAATGATTCCTTAGGGTTATGTTTTGATGAATAATCTTTACATTGGCGGGGGGGGGGTAAATTCTTTTTTCTCATAGCCGGCAGGAAGTTATAGGCAGGCATTTGCAATGTTTTTTTATTTTAATAATGTTGTTGGTGATTATAATCACTAACAACAAATGTATGGAAAAAAATGGAAAAGCGAATATCTGGTAGTAATATTTAGACTTTATTAAGGGAGGAGATGTATCTGGAAATCTGAATGTTTTTCTAATTTTGAATGATAGAGGTGAGGGCGTGTAAATATAAAATATGACTACATTACGATATGCCATAAACGCGGATTATGCAGACTGGCGTAGAGTTCTTAGTAAAAATTTGCCGGAGTTGTTTTAAGATTCTGTTGTACTGATTTTCAGATGGGTTTAAAAGCATACCTTGTCTGATATTATTACTCCGAACCCACCTTGTCATAATAAAAGAATCAGGCTCGTATTGCGCGGATTTCACGGATTGGGTCAATAGAGACCACATTTATCCTGCGAAATCCGCGCAATACGAGCCTGAAACGTTATATCGTTCGTTTTATTGTGTTCAGCCCTTCTTCTTTCTGTAGAAGAACATGAAGTACACACCGATGATGATGAAGGGCACGCTGAGCCATTGCCCCATGTTCAGCGTCATACCGTCTTCAAAATTCACTTGGTTCTCCTTCAGGAACTCGATGAAGAAGCGGAAGACGAAGATTTCCGTCAGGCAGAGGCCGAAGAAGAA
Protein-coding regions in this window:
- the mutS gene encoding DNA mismatch repair protein MutS; the protein is MSHEDIVLTPMMKQFLDLKAKHPDAVMLFRCGDFYETYSTDAVVAAEILGITLTKRANGKEKTVEMAGFPHHALDTYLPKLIRAGKRVAICDQLEDPKLTKKLVKRGITELVTPGVSINDNILNHRENNFLAAVHFGKGACGVAFLDISTGEFLTAEGPFDYVDKLLNNFSPKEVLFERGRRGMFEGNFGSKFFTFELDDWVFTETTAREKLLKHFEVKNLKGFGVEHLRNGVIASGAILQYLIMTQHTQIGHVTSLARIEEDKYVRLDKFTVRSLELMGSMNDGGSSLLSVIDKTISPMGARLLRRWLVFPLKDVSPIDERLDVVEYFFRQPDFKDLIEEQLHLIGDLERIISKVAVGRVSPREVVALKVALQAIEPIKEACMQADNASLNRIGEQLNICRSIRDRIDREINNDPPLLVNKGGIIKQGVNAELDELRRIAYTGKDYLLQVQQRESEQTGIPSLKIGYNNVFGYYIEVRNVHKDKVPQEWIRKQTLVNAERYITQELKEYEEKILGAEDKILALETQLYNELVQSLAEFIPAIQIDANQIARLDCLLSFATAARENNYIRPVVADDDVLEIRQGRHPVIEKQLPIGEKYIANDVMLDSNTQQIIIITGPNMAGKSALLRQTALITLLAQIGSFVPAESAHIGLVDKIFTRVGASDNISVGESTFMVEMNEAADILNNLSPRSLVLFDELGRGTSTYDGISIAWAIVEHIHEHPRAKARTLFATHYHELNEMEKSFKRIKNYNVSVKEVDNKVIFLRKLERGGSEHSFGIHVAKLAGMPKSIVRRADEILRQLEMENRQTGTVSGKTITEGASSAGGMQLSFFQLDDPVLCQIRDEILNLDVNNLTPLEALNKLNDIKRIVKGK